Within the Oryzias melastigma strain HK-1 linkage group LG8, ASM292280v2, whole genome shotgun sequence genome, the region tttaaaggtttgttgctaatctacttaaaattttgaaatttcatttcctatgggacacatttagctcaatatttcaaaaacaatagagtttataaataccaaaaatacaagctgaACGATTTGATATCAAgtttgctgaaagtgtgattgagtttttacgcgCTGAGAAACGTacaaaaaggagcaggagagtcactatagtgtgaatgtttactaagcGTTCACAAAATAAACATCAACACAACAAGTGAGGAAGTTGGAGCTCTGTAATCTGTCTCCTGATTTCCCGTCACTTTTTCTTTGTCGCGACTGAACGTGTGGTGAATTTCTGAACTGACTGCATCGATCCTTGTGAGTTGAAGTGACGCCCTCCTCTGCTTCTCTGCAGATGTTCACAAACAGCGATGAGGCCGTCATCAATAAGAAGTTGCCtaaggagctgctgctgcggtGAGTGATGCTCCAGCACCCCGTGCTCCTTGTTCCACCATCACACGGGAATTTCCTTCATTCCTCACCCTCTCTTATtgcaaaacacaattaaaaccaGATGCTTATGACtataaaacttttacatttttcaaaggagagaaaaaaaaaagccccctcagcaaacagaaaatgaatgcCATAATTCAAGCTCCGGCCTTGCCAGACAACCTGCCAGAGCTGCGGCTGGCTGTTGCGATGCGGCGCAGTGATTTGTGCTGCTTCAGATGTGCTTTACTGCATTGTAGGATCCTGTTTCCAGCTTTATTCTTCAAAAGTTTGTCTTAAGAAACCCCGCCGCCAAACAACAACATTTGCTAGCGCGCTCGCACCTCCGTGCTGCGAGCTGGAGCGAATGCAGGGTTTAGCTCGGTAAGCTTTTGGCTCTGGAGGTCAGCATATCTAAACCGTCGATGTTTGTGTTCCAGGATCTTCTCCTTTCTGGATGTGGTGACGCTCTGTCGCTGCGCTCAAGTCTCCAGGGTGAGTCCTTCTGAAACGTGTAGATatggatgtaacgattcagtcaagccacgattcaattcagtttcaaagtcacgattttgattttttccgcaacacaataaattaaaggtattttaacaccaagtgttttttctttttgcctcttacatcaaactgttggtttcctactaacagaaaggattcaatacaaataaataattataaataacattgaaaggATCACAAATCACAGGTGTGCCCGCACACTCTCACAGGTGCAGTTGCCGGTGCACCGCACCTGTGAGAGTGTGCGAGTGAGCGCCTGCGATAACAGGCGTGCCTGCACTCTCACAGGCCCCCACGGACACTCTCACAGGTGCAGTTGCAGGTGCACCACAGGGGCGCCTGCGCATACTCTCACAGGCACGCCCGAGCACACTCACAGATGTGCACACTCTCACAAGCATGCCCGCACACTCCCACAGGTGCGCCTGAAATAAGAAACGCGCCTGCACTCTCATACACGTGCACACTCTCTCAGGCACACCTGCACACACTGTCACAGGTGTGCCTGCAATAACAGACGCACCACACTCTCACACGTGTGCCAGCGCACACTCTCACAGGCGTACCTGCAATAAGAAATGTGCCCGCAGTCTCATAGATGTGCATACTCTCACAGGCGCGCCCAAGCACACTCACAGATGTGCACACTCTCACAAGCATGCCCGCACTCTCCCACGGGTGTGCCTGAAATAAGAAACACGCCCGCACTCTCATACACGTGCACACTCTCTCAGGCACACCTGCACACACTGTCACAGGTGTGCCTGCAATAACAGATGCACCCGCAATCTCACAGGCGTGCCCACGCACACTCTCACAGATGCAGTCGCAGGTGCGCCACAGGCGCCCCCGCGCACACTTTCACAAATGTGCACACTCTCGCAAGGGCGCCCGCACGCATTCGCAGGTGTGCCTGCACACTTGCaggcacacactcacagcgagcctacatgaagaaatgtcatctggTCTTGTCTAAATTCAGACACATTCCGTgacaaactgatttatttattattttgcgCATCGATTAGCacgttgacgagtttgaatcgttCTTTTACTGATTcacgaagaatcgttacatccttagtatcagattttaaaaaaagacaaactctaAAGGCTTTTTCTGCTGTCAGTCCTGGAATGTTCTGGCGTTGGATGGCAGCAACTGGCAGCGAATCGACCTCTTTAATTTTCAGAGGGACATCGAGGTGAGTAAATGTTGAGCTTTCTCgacttcctctgctgcttccaTTTACACAAGTCATTGCTCCCAAACAAGCTGTGAAGGTTTCAAGGCCGTTTGTTTGTCTTCAGGGTCGAGTGGTGGAGAACATTTCAAAGCGTTGTGGAGGGTTTCTCAGGAAACTGAGCTTGAGAGGTTGCCTGGGTGTGGGGGACAGCGCCTTAAGGTGAGCATAAAGACAGATTGAGGGCTAACAGTTTGGCTGCCGTCCCTCTAAACACGTCGTTTTTGTGCAGGAGTTTTGCTCAGAACTGCAGGAACATCGAGCTGCTGAGTCTGAACGGCTGCACCAAGATCACAGACAGGTTTGTGCGGTTTGTGGTTCAAATGTTTTGCACTGAGCACCTCTTGATGGGGACTATTGTTCTGTGCAGCACATGCAGCAGCCTCAGTAAGTTCTGCCCAAAGCTGAAGCACCTGGACCTCTCCTCCTGCACCTCCATCACCAACCTGTCACTGAAAGCTCTCAGGTTTGTCCCTCCTTCACTGGTCAGTAACTACTGAAGACAAATCTTTATaacgctcctcttcctcctctaaGTGAGGGCTGCCACTCTCTGGAGCAGCTGAACATCTCCTGGTGCGATCAGGTCACCAAGGACGGCATTCAGGCTCTAGTGCGCTCCTGTCCTGGACTCAAAGGCCTTTTCCTGAAGGGCTGCACACAGGTACCGATCCAGCCTCAGAACCGGAACAAATCATTGCAGCGCTTTGTTGTGGAGGTGATTCATAACCCCCGTCACGCCACGTCTGTCCCACAGCTAGAAGACGAGGCTCTGAAGCAGATCGGGGCGCACTGTCCAGAACTGGTCACGCTCAACCTGCAGACCTGCTCAGTAAGTGCTGAGGTCCGATCAGGCAGGAAATGGACAAACACTGATGACCCTCTGACAAACAGGCAAACATACTGGGAGTCTAAAAATTCATTTATGGCTCAATAAGTTCTTTGTGATGCAAATAATGTTCAATCATTTATATAAACCGATGATAGCGAAAATCtcctaaattaaacattttatcagttgtttggctaatttgacatttagctaatatttcagctacatgctagctgttttggctaacgtgggctttttttttttttttttttttttttagctaatttagcattgcTAATATTTGatctagctatcagcttcagcgttttcagctattagcttcagagtttttagttatcagtttcagcatcttcagcggccaaattcagcttacagaattcacactatccttatcgcaggtaatgctaaacatctagtttttaaaatgttttagtattatatttttctatgaagattacagaaatgaattaattaaaatttggccacgtgtggctttctggaaaactataaacatttacatttaagctgtgatttttactctttctgttagcctacaaactgacacCCCCATTATGTGGCCCTCATAAGaagaagtttggggacccctgatctaaagacCTCACTAAACATTTCCAAcactataaaaatataaacaaatatctgctcctgatcgaagatttggcaaactgaacgCGTTCTGGACAGGAGATACAACACAGAGATGGATTGAAaaagtctacagccaatcaggaagcagaaaatgatggactgtttaaaaaataaaagcatgcaaatGTGCACCAAAAAatgactccaaaatagcaagAGATCACCCTACAAGTAAATGGTTTCATtgcataaaagtttttttttttctttactgcgTCTTAAGATTATGCAACAACATCTGAACTCAGCTAAGTTGACTCAAAATACAACGATTCATTTTCCCATGATTCAGTCCAAACCtccatttttaggtttttttgttttggttcgaTATATGATTTCTGTATcacaaaactacaacaaaaaaacaaaaaattaagaaaaaaaaaggcactaatagtaaaaataaatattcagttaagcctaatttaatgtaataaagcaatattgaatattttgaatttgGAGCTTCacatatttgatttgaaaacGTGTGAAGAACGATTTGGTGAAACATACagttttaaatcaagaattttggcattcttaatatttttgttcttctgtgtattaatatgatttaaaaaa harbors:
- the fbxl20 gene encoding F-box/LRR-repeat protein 20, producing MGKEVNGVSRSRFEMFTNSDEAVINKKLPKELLLRIFSFLDVVTLCRCAQVSRSWNVLALDGSNWQRIDLFNFQRDIEGRVVENISKRCGGFLRKLSLRGCLGVGDSALRSFAQNCRNIELLSLNGCTKITDSTCSSLSKFCPKLKHLDLSSCTSITNLSLKALSEGCHSLEQLNISWCDQVTKDGIQALVRSCPGLKGLFLKGCTQLEDEALKQIGAHCPELVTLNLQTCSQITDEGLITICRGCHRLQSLCVSGCANITDAILHALGQNCPRLRILEVARCSQLTDVGFTTLARNCHELEKMDLEECVQITDGTLIQLSIHCPRLQVLSLSHCELITDDGIRHLGSGPCAHDCLEVIELDNCPLITDASLEHLKSCHSLDRIELYDCQQITRAGIKRLRTHLPNIKVHAYFAPVTPPPSVGGSRQRFCRCCVLL